In Methanocella paludicola SANAE, the sequence TCGGAGGCGCCGGCCGACGTGCTGCCGGACGTGATGACCACGTCCGCCTTCTTTATGGCCGCGAGCACGGAGTCCCGGAACGCTTCGGGAGTATCACGCACGATCCCCAAGTACAGGGGCACGCCGCCGTTCTCGCTTACCCCGGCGCCCACGGCGTAGGCGTTGACGTCGTATATCTGCCCCGGCTCGAGCCTCGTGCCCGGAGGGGCCAGCTCGTTGCCCGTGGACATGATGGCGACGACTGGCTTTTTGTAGACCCTGACACGGTCCAGGCCCACGGCGGCCAGGACGCTGACCTCACGGGACGTCAGGGTCGTCCCCTCCCGGAGCACCAGCTCGCCCATCATGACGTCGGCCCCGGTGTGCATGACGTTCTCCCCGGGCGTGACGGGCTTCCGCACGTTGACCATGTCGTCGTGCAGGTCGGTGTTCTCGACCATCACGACGGCGTTCGCCCCGGCGGGCATGACCGCCCCGGTGGCGACCTCGACGGCCGTGCCCTCTTTCACGGCAATTGCCGGCTTATCCCCGGCATGAATCATCCCGGCGAGCCTGAGCGCCTTCGGGGCTTCCTCGTCCGCCCCCCAGGTATCGGCGGCCTTGACGGCGTAGCCGTCCATCGAGGCCCGGTCGAACCCGGGCACGTCCACCTTCGAGTACACGTCCTCCGCCAGCGTGCGGTCGTAGCATTCGCCCAGCGGCACGCTCTCTACGGAACGCCGGTAGAAAGGCTCCAGCGCCTTCCTGGCGTCCTCTAACGAGACTAAAGTCCTGAACTCCTTCCTACTCAAGGAACGTCACCTCCACTTCCTCTCCGGCCTCGTGGCCCTCGGTGTCCTCGGGCGTGATCACGTAGCCGTCGGCGTGGGATATTGAGCTTAATATGCCTGAGCCCTTCGTGCGCATGGGCGTTGCTTTATCGCCCTCGATGGATACCCTCGTGTATGAGCGGTACCCTGGCTCCGAGAAGATCTTTCTTGTGAGCGTGGCTCTCTGCGTCCGGTATGCCGCCAGGGGCATGTGGCCAAGCCTTTTAACCGTCGGGTCCACGAAGACCATGGAGTCCACGGCGCATGCCGCCGGATAGCCCGGAAGACATACGATGGGCGTCTTTTTACCATCGTGCTGCACCAGGCCCAGCGCTACCGGCTTTCCCGGCTTGATGGCGACGCCGTGTATAAGCACTTCCCCCGCTTTCTCGAGGACTTCGGCGATGAGGTCCCTCTTTCCCACGGAGCTTCCGCCCGTGGTCACGATGAGGTCGTAGCCGGCGCCCTCCCGCAAGGCGGCGGCGAGCAGGTCTTTTTTATCGGACACGATCCCATGCACCGCGGGGATGCCGCCGAATCGCTTTACGTAAAGGTAATTCATCACGCCGTTGCTCTCGTTCATCTGCCCCGGGCCAGGCTCCTCGCCCCTGGGTACGATCTCCTCGCCCGTGGGTATGATGAGCACCCGGGGCCTCGCGTAGACCGATACTTCGGTAAAGCCCATGGAGGCCAGCAGGCCAACGTCAGACGGCTTGAGCTGCCTGCCCTCGTGGAATACGACGTCGCCCTTCCTGACGTCCTCGCCCCTGCGCCCTATGTTCTGGCCGGGGGATACCTGGGCCAGCGCCTCGATGCTGTCGCCCATCGTTTCCACGTACTCGAGCATGAGCACGGCGTCCGCCCCGTCCGGTATGGGGCTGCCCGTGTGCACCTGCTTACATTCGCCGCTCTCGATGGCATCCTTCGTCGTGAGCTTCAGGATGGCCCCGGCGTCCTTGCTGCTCCCGAACGTGTCCGAGGCCGCAACGGCATACCCGTCCATGGCGCTCCTGTCGTAGTGCGGGACGTCCCTCGGCGCCCGGATGTCGGATGCGAGCACCCGCTCGCCCGAGGCCTCCAGGGGCACGGTCTCTACTCTCGCGAGGGGCTGAAATGAGCTTAAGAAAGTGCTGAGCGCGCCGTCGATGCTCGTTAAGGCGCGAAAGCCGGACTTGAGTGGCATAACAGGATTAAATGGATTCGATAAAAATAAACCTTCTGTTTACTGTTTTTGATTGACGCCTATCGTGTGGAAATTAAAGCGATGGAGGGGCGTAGGCCCATTCCATTACCGGCGTATGTTGAATATGTACAGCACCGCTGCGCCGGCGATAGCCCCGACCGCGAACATGGCGATGAATATGGGGAAGCTCCACATGTTGTTCTCCGGGATGGGTGTCGGCGTTGCCGTGGGCTCAGGGGTCGGCGTGGGGGTGGGCGTGGGCGTGGCCATCGGGGCCCTGATCACCGTGAAGGTGCCCGCATCGCCCGGAGGGATGAACTTGACGGTCGTCTCGTTGCCCGATACGCTCATGCTGAGCTTCAGGAGCTGGTAATCGGGGCCGGAGCTCCTGACCAAATAATACGTGTGGTCCGGGTTGACGCTCGTGTCGGACGAGGTAATTTTAAGAGTGTACGTCGGGTTGCTTTTGTATCCCCAGTCGCTCGGGCTCTTCGTGATGTTCATCACCCCGAGCGCCAGGCCGCTCTCCATTCCTGGAGGCACGGCGGCCGAATCGGCGCTTAAGAAGTTGATGTCCAGCCAGCAATTATCGGGAGGCATCGAGCCCAGCTCGCCCTCGACCGTCAGGACGCAGGTCGAGTTGCCCACAGTGTCGTTCTTTTCGGCCCATACGAGCACGCTGTTGAAATTTTTGGCATCAAGGTGGCCGATGATGGTGCCGTCGCTGGATTTTAATGGGTCGGTGTAAGATGCGAACACGGGGGGGTTGTAGCTGCCGCCGCTGCTGCCGCTACTACCACTACTACCGCTATTGCCACCACTGTGGGCATCACTCGGAGGTG encodes:
- the glp gene encoding molybdopterin molybdotransferase MoeA; this encodes MPLKSGFRALTSIDGALSTFLSSFQPLARVETVPLEASGERVLASDIRAPRDVPHYDRSAMDGYAVAASDTFGSSKDAGAILKLTTKDAIESGECKQVHTGSPIPDGADAVLMLEYVETMGDSIEALAQVSPGQNIGRRGEDVRKGDVVFHEGRQLKPSDVGLLASMGFTEVSVYARPRVLIIPTGEEIVPRGEEPGPGQMNESNGVMNYLYVKRFGGIPAVHGIVSDKKDLLAAALREGAGYDLIVTTGGSSVGKRDLIAEVLEKAGEVLIHGVAIKPGKPVALGLVQHDGKKTPIVCLPGYPAACAVDSMVFVDPTVKRLGHMPLAAYRTQRATLTRKIFSEPGYRSYTRVSIEGDKATPMRTKGSGILSSISHADGYVITPEDTEGHEAGEEVEVTFLE